The genomic interval CGCCACTCCCATCCAGAAGCTCGACGACGGGATCGAGCGACTTCCCGAGTTCGGTCGACCGGACCTCGCCCGAGTGGTGGTCGGCCTGGGAATGGGGATCGAAGGGCTGAAACAGGTCCGTGCTCTATTGCCGACGCTCGCCGCCCGCGGGATGGCCCTCGTGGCCTCGCGTCGCGTGGTGGATGCCGGATGGGTTCCCCCGCACCTTCAGGTCGGCCTCACGGGTCGGTCGGTCGCTCCACCGCTCGGGATCCTGATCGGGACCTCGGGCAGCGCGAACTTCATGGTCGGCTGGCGTCGCGCGCATCGCCTGATCGCGATCAATCGTGACCCGGGCGCGGCCGTCTTCCGCAGTGTCGACCTCGGGCTCGCCGGACCGTGGGAGGAGATCCTCCCGGCCCTCCTCGGCCCGGGCCCCTAGCGCTTCGTCATCGCGACGGTCTCTTCGGCGGCGTGCAGGCAGGCCAGGAGGTCATCGACGCTCGCTCGCGCGCTCGCGGCGGAGCTCGATCGCACCCGCACGATCAGCTCCGCCCCCTGCGCGAGAACCTCGACGTACTCCGGATTGTCTACGGCGACGGCCTGGGCGATGCGCGTCGCGATGTTGGCCGACGGCCAGGTGCGCCGGATCTCCACGGTCACTTCGACGCGTGGTGCTTCTCGTGCGTCGATGGGCTCCCCCCAGACGCCTTCGCTCCCGGCCCTTGGGAGAGCGCACCCGAGACGATCGGGGCCGTCTTCGTGCGACGCCGGACCTCGCTCTGCGACAGTTCGCGCAGGTGGACGATGATCGAGGGCCAGACCTTCCCATCGTCCCGCAGTTTGTTCTCGAAATTGTTCTCGTTGATGAACTTCGCGAACGCCGCTCGGCTCGTGTCGTCCCAGACCCCATGGGACCGACCGCTGTAATATCCGAGCACGCCGAGGTCGTGTTGGAGAGCCTTCGCGAGGTCCGCGTCGATCGTCTGGAGGGTTGCCGGGTCCTCCCGACTGAGCATCGTGAGATCGTAGAGCTTGAAGATCCGCTTGAGCTCCTCGATCGGCGACGGGTGATCGTCCACCCGGATATCGACCCAGCGATCGGATCCCGCGTCGTACCCGCCGCCTTTGCGAACGATGAGCATCGCCGCCGACTGCATTCCGCGGCGATCGCCCCCCTCCCGCTGCGCGGAGCTCAGGGTCGCGAGCAAGCGCTCCGGGAGGTCTCCCGGGGTCGATTCGAAGGTGCGCGCCATGGCGCGGACGACGCCCGGGCCGAAGAGGATGTTCCCCTGACAGGCAAACCCATCGCCGACCTCG from Thermoplasmata archaeon carries:
- a CDS encoding DUF1028 domain-containing protein, which produces MAPARFGTFSIVAYDRDRQLWGVAVQSRFISVGSVVPWAEAEVGAVATQAYSNVRYGPEGLALMKSGLRASEVVRKLTSADEGRDHRQLGVVDSKGEAAAYTGAKCMDWAGHEVGDGFACQGNILFGPGVVRAMARTFESTPGDLPERLLATLSSAQREGGDRRGMQSAAMLIVRKGGGYDAGSDRWVDIRVDDHPSPIEELKRIFKLYDLTMLSREDPATLQTIDADLAKALQHDLGVLGYYSGRSHGVWDDTSRAAFAKFINENNFENKLRDDGKVWPSIIVHLRELSQSEVRRRTKTAPIVSGALSQGPGAKASGGSPSTHEKHHASK
- a CDS encoding KEOPS complex subunit Pcc1 is translated as MTVEIRRTWPSANIATRIAQAVAVDNPEYVEVLAQGAELIVRVRSSSAASARASVDDLLACLHAAEETVAMTKR